A single Cucumis melo cultivar AY chromosome 4, USDA_Cmelo_AY_1.0, whole genome shotgun sequence DNA region contains:
- the LOC103495005 gene encoding uncharacterized protein LOC103495005 has protein sequence MIHFPFRIRFGNPKSLLNPLPNRLQSKLFNNLAMADVLPSSRRPVCPSCSKPARICLCSRFRSPSLENSVGIIILQHSSEKNHPLNSARIAKLGLKNVDIATVSDVNFEAHFTIRLPEPNSAAQNLDPDAECSFRNGHNATQKSQIQDESIVDKLNSTKANKGAAISATIGKYGVVNSFDHIWMQQPGFQELKINEVLASPEIRASLAKGFIVKKLQKRKLVESKGLEEYAEFEIQVPPKSVLLFPSENAFTVSGGVDGSDFYINHLIVLDGTWAKAKRMYNENPWLRLLPHMKLDLEMMSLYSEVRHQPKIGFLSTIESIVYALKLIGDHPEGLDDLLDVFESMIGDQRKCKDERLKITCQR, from the coding sequence ATGATTCATTTTCCATTTCGAATACGATTCGGGAACCCTAAAAGCCTGCTAAATCCCCTTCCAAATCGTCTTCAATCCAAGCTTTTTAATAACCTAGCAATGGCGGATGTTCTTCCCAGTTCCAGAAGACCCGTTTGTCCATCCTGCTCGAAACCGGCCCGTATCTGTCTCTGTTCGCGGTTCCGTAGCCCCAGTCTCGAGAACTCAGTCGGGATAATCATTCTTCAGCACAGTTCAGAGAAAAACCATCCGCTTAATTCTGCTAGAATCGCAAAATTAGGTCTCAAGAATGTCGATATCGCCACCGTTTCCGACGTTAATTTCGAGGCTCACTTTACTATTCGGTTGCCTGAACCTAATTCCGCTGCACAAAATCTTGATCCTGATGCAGAATGTAGTTTCAGAAATGGTCATAATGCGACTcaaaagtctcaaattcaggatgAGTCTATTGTGGATAAACTTAACAGCACAAAAGCTAACAAAGGAGCTGCAATTTCTGCTACGATTGGGAAATATGGCGTCGTTAACTCATTCGATCACATCTGGATGCAACAACCGGGTTTTCAGGAGCTTAAAATCAATGAGGTTTTGGCATCTCCAGAAATTAGGGCATCATTAGCAAAAGGGTTCATCGTGAAGAAACTGCAGAAGCGGAAGCTAGTTGAAAGCAAGGGGCTAGAAGAATATGCTGAGTTCGAGATTCAGGTTCCTCCCAAGTCAGTTCTACTTTTTCCCTCTGAAAATGCATTTACTGTAAGTGGTGGTGTTGATGGTAGTGATTTTTATATTAATCATTTGATAGTTTTAGACGGAACATGGGCAAAAGCAAAGAGAATGTACAATGAAAATCCTTGGTTGAGGCTTTTGCCACATATGAAGTTGGATTTAGAGATGATGAGCTTGTATAGTGAAGTGAGACATCAGCCTAAGATTGGGTTTTTGTCCACCATTGAAAGCATTGTCTATGCCTTGAAGCTAATAGGAGATCACCCTGAGGGGCTGGATGATTTGTTGGATGTTTTTGAGTCTATGATAGGAGATCAAAGGAAATGCAAAGATGAGAGGCTGAAAATTACTTGTCAACGTTAA